A DNA window from Paralichthys olivaceus isolate ysfri-2021 chromosome 3, ASM2471397v2, whole genome shotgun sequence contains the following coding sequences:
- the lrrc52 gene encoding leucine-rich repeat-containing protein 52: MRLLPDPSAQSLRLLFLFIFVMGVAPSPVLTAGCPDRCVCDDQLVVQCAGQELTQFPNDLPLATRQLIISNNRIGDLPALQLNYLSDLVYLDCSNNSLTEISESTFGNLRKLAYLDLSFNTLLQIEDRTFGPLASLVMLRLTDNPSLSEVHSDAFSENMALQVLDVSRNNLTALNISSLIALPALRSLGLSGNPWRCDCDTEDLCLWVQIEGFKFQDEGQTVCHSPSELAGQRLAEVGMQLRADCHQGLGYWDYLFFIAIGFVIFSAGTVSAWVMGVLMVLYERYSKRKSEELDSDDEDERGGMSGGGGGGSGGGGNQGNGDLSKPGMQV, encoded by the exons ATGCGTCTCCTGCCTGATCCCAGCGCCCAATCCCTccggctcctcttcctctttatctTCGTGATGGGGGTGGCCCCCTCGCCGGTCCTTACAGCCGGCTGCCCGGACAGATGCGTGTGCGACGACCAGCTGGTGGTCCAGTGCGCCGGACAGGAGCTCACCCAGTTCCCCAATGACCTGCCCCTTGCCACCCGGCAGCTCATCATCTCCAACAACCGCATCGGGGACCTGCCGGCGCTGCAGCTCAACTACCTGTCGGACCTGGTCTACCTGGACTGCAGCAACAACTCTCTGACCGAGATCTCCGAGTCCACCTTCGGGAACTTGCGCAAACTTGCCTACCTGGACTTGTCTTTCAACACGCTGCTGCAGATCGAGGACCGGACTTTCGGGCCATTGGCGTCTCTGGTGATGCTCCGGCTGACGGATAACCCGAGTCTTAGCGAGGTCCACTCGGACGCCTTCTCGGAGAACATGGCTCTGCAGGTGCTGGATGTGAGCCGGAACAACCTGACGGCTCTCAACATCAGCAGCCTCATCGCCCTGCCCGCGCTGCGCTCCCTGGGCCTCAGCGGGAATCCCTGGAGGTGCGACTGTGACACGGAGGACCTGTGTCTGTGGGTGCAGATAGAGGGCTTCAAATTCCAAG ATGAAGGCCAGACAGTTTGCCACAGTCCCTCAGAGCTGGCGGGCCAGCGGTTGGCGGAGGTCGGCATGCAGCTGCGGGCAGACTGCCACCAGGGTCTGGGCTACTGGGACTACCTCTTCTTTATCGCCATCGGCTTTGTCATCTTCTCGGCTGGCACGGTGTCAGCGTGGGTGATGGGGGTCCTCATGGTGCTTTACGAGCGCTACAGCAAGCGGAAGAGCGAGGAGCTGGACAGCGACGATGAAGacgagagaggagggatgagcgggggaggaggtggaggaagcgGAGGAGGTGGGAACCAGGGGAATGGGGACCTGAGCAAGCCTGGCATGCAGGTGTGA